GCTAAAAGTAGCACTTTGTCAACAGCTGATTAGAGCAGTACACATACCCTCTTTTAAATCAGTAGTTAGTCGCTCGATATCACTTTTGCAAAGGAAACGTATCTACTTGTAGATACTACGAAGTGGGTAGTTGCGGTTGAACAGCGTCCAACCCACAAAACGTACATACAGCCATGTAGGTTACTAAACTCCGTAGTTTCGAAAGTGCAACAATTCCCTGAGACTTGGACGCGAGCGGACCAGTTTCGCCGACTGCACCAGCGAAACAGTAGTACTTTGCCACAGTGGAGTCAGGCCACTCGTAACACGCTCGTGCACGTAGAGTGCTGGTCCTCGGTGCTCGAAACATGACCAGGCTATATTAGATTAGTTCGAGATCGTGGTCGAGTTGGTATACATATATTACCCTGGGTCCTCGTGATGAACCAAGACCCTGGTCAGACATTGGTGTGATTAGTTCTCCTACTAGTTGTCGTCTCTGCGGGACGCCTTGCTCCTGCATTCTCTCTATACCTTGGATTACTGATTAGATCCTATTTCCTTTCCTCGTTTCTCGAAGATCCGTTGCTTTTTCTTGCATGCTATAATACATCTACGAGCTCTTTGCTTTAGTTGTTCTTAGCTTCGCAGATTGAAGGTTTAAGGAGATGCAGGCGAAAGCATGAAGCTTCGATAAAGTGTTGCGAATGGATTGCACGTCAGTTATCGATGACTGAGAAGAAGGAGGAACGTTCAGAAGTTGTGATTAGATGATCTACCACTCTTGTTTACAATCTTGGCAACCTATATCGATCCGAAATGATGAGAAGGTAGCTAGACTTGATTGCGCGTCATTTCCTGGCAAGCATCCTCTGTAGGATAATTCCTAGGCATTCACTCTAGAAGGGATCGAAAAATCTGAAAGCTTCAGATCCCTCTGCATCAGTATGAAAAACTTCGGCCTTCCACGTTTCGTCCTTCGATTCCCATTGGTAACGGTCGACCGTTAGCGGACCTTGAAAAGGCGCATCTCGCAGCGACTCTCCGCGTAATTTACTCGCGCGGTGCCGGCGGCGTTTATCTCGTTAGTTCGCCGATCGGGGAATTAAGGGGAAGAGAAAGGAGGAGAGGAGAAAGAGAAGGTGAAAGTAAGAGGATCAGCAGCTACCGGAGAAACGGAGCGAGAGCAGCGGAGCAGGAAGGAGCAACAAGACCGATCGATCGATGAATCACGATCGAGGTCGCGGATAAGCCGGAACGCGCGTCAGTTTGCATACGCGGCAAACGCGAGATGCGTGTCGCGTCACGATGGGGTAACAACGTGTCTGTGGACGTTTATGCAAATCGCAGCTCACCACCGATGTCTGTCTGCCCCTCTGGATGTGATAAAAGCACCGATCGTCGGTCATTTTCGCCGTCGAGAAACGTCGCTTGAAAGATTGCTAATGTACAGCCGAAAGAGATAGCGGCTGTCTCTTCGCTTACGTATCGGCTTCTTCGGTGGCTGTTGCCCACGCGAACCGGACAGCCGCTTCTCGTTAATTTCAGTCTAATATCGACGACTATCTCGAGATCGAGCCGCAGGAATTCAGAGGAATTTTGCTATTTACTTtgtcctttttttttttgttaacgTTACGGTAATGAAGCTTGTTATTTTAAGCCACCGACAATTTAGAATTTCGAGAATTTTGAGAATGTATTTAGATGATTAAATTTTGAAGACCACAGAGTAAGAACTTCATAAGCCTATCTTTCTAGTAGAATTTGATTACGTTAGTCTTGTCTATCAGGGCTAATGTAGGGTATTTTCCTTCTTGTTTGATAAGTTGCATCTTGCACGCCAACACGGAgcaataaataattctaatggGTATGTTGCAAGTTACACGTTTGAACGATACCGTGCTTCAACGTACCCAACGCGTCCTTCGAGAGCGATTCCGATTTCACGCGAAGGCGAAGAGAAGCTGGATCTTCGCGGCGCCGTTATCTGTTCCCTCGAATCTCGAAATCGAAGCGTACGCGAGGGACAAGTGGCTGCCAGCTCGGTCGCGGCAGCCAGCTTTAATTGGAGGTTCGGCAGCTCTCAGTTGAAAGAAACGCGAGACGTGCACGGAGTGAAGATGCCATTCGCCTTCGACTACTGGGGATCACCAGCTGGACGCACGTCGGACGCCCCGTTAACTTTGTCACCGACTGCCTAGCCGGCTGCACCTCTTTTAATGTCCGCACCGTGTCACCGAGATTCTGCTAATTGGACGGTATAAATTCGCAGCTGAACGAGAAACCGAGATTGAAAAGAAGGTGAAGGGGACTTGGAAAAGGCGCGTCCAAGTGGTCAAGTAAGGATAGGTACTGAAATTCGCTGATTTGGGATAATTTCCAAATTTAAACAGCGTTTCAGAATTGCCTAATAAAACTACTCCATTTGTGATCAAATCTTTCTACACTCAGATAGATATATTCATTGACTTAGTATCCCGCTTTTTTTAAAATTCAGCTACGAGCATCTCCAAACACAATTCAATACTATAAGAACAAATAAAAAGTGCGAATACTAATGTAACTATAGTTGGTCTAGGTTGGAATTAACAGCGTTGCAAAAAATCGTATGGATTCGCGGAAAAAGCGTCGGTATTGGATGTAAAAAAATTGAGCCTGGAAAAGCAGAAGAAATCAATCTCTCCGGAGAAGGGAAGAGGAGATCGCGTTCCGGCGATCGAGTTAACAGCGACGACCATCCACGTGGACGTACGAGTCAATGGTCGTTAAATTTAATGGGCCCGCTCGTTAATTCCATATACCGACCGTTTCGTGTACGCAATAACAAATTACGCAAACGACTCGCCCGCTCGATCTGGTCGGTCGAACTGACGCGCGCATTTTCATAATACTCCCTCGGAACGTCGTCAATTAATGTCGTGTGTGCTCCCTGCTGAAACTCAAGCGAGTCGGTGAATTTTGGCGGCGAGGATTAATTTTGACGCTGAACCGTCGGTCACGATAACGCTTgcaacttgcaaccagtatatgcAGTGACGATCAAAAGGAAACTTCAAATGGAACAATATCATAAAGGGAACTTATGTTATTCCATCGATATATTGCTATATTTACTTAAGGTAGCGCTGCAAGATATGATAATGCTCTTAGTGTGACAAGTATGTAGGTATAGTTCAACATTAAAATCTTTTAtaagtatatgtatataaaaaatgatcgttattaaaatttcttttgaCCACCACTGTGCGCGTTCTCGAGCGATCGAGACCTTGGCGAATTACGAGCAAGCTATAAAGATATATCGCAGCAAGCATCGCCGCGGACATCGCGAAATACCCGAGGTGATAATGTAAATAAGAGGACCAGCCTCCGGTATACCTTTCGCCCAATTTGCGACTCGGGCACGCGCATAATTTAATTGTTACATTATACGACCGATAAAGATATTTACGGGAGCCGGCTCCGAGACAACCCCTGATGGAAGACAAGACCGATGCGAGACGATTAACCTattttttccattctttttCGGCTTGCCTGCTTCGATGGAATCTACGAGGATACGAAGCTCATAAAGATGCGAACGATTTTTTTAATTGTTGCGCGTTAAACGTGCGTACCGTATAATTAGCTTAGCCATATCTTCCACGCGGCGAGGCATTAACAGTTGCTCTCTTAATTATCATAGGTTTGAAGACGTCAATGTTGCAGTATTTAACTGATCACCTCAAGCGAAACTTTTTTTAAATGAGTAATGGTGATAGCGAATTTTTATCGAAAAAGGTACGTTCCCATCTGATACAATCCTGTCACTATTACTATGAACAATTGTTTAACCTCAGTTCCATGAACGCGATGTCTAGATCGATTTTACAAGAACGATGTCGCCAATCGACAATAAGAGTTAACAAGGTCAAAGGTCATCGAAACGTTTCTCGTCACGAAGCGTCCGAAACTCCACGATTTCGTCACTGCTGACAATTTTGCCGCGTTGTTCCGTAATAGCTGTTAGCTCTGGCACAGTATAGATTAGATCGCGCGAACGGTTTTACGATTTAAGGAGCGTTATTCTCGAGTCGTGACGACGATTAATTCGATTCCTTTGCTTGTCATTGCGACACTCATTGAGAAACGAAAAATATAGTCGGTTTGCTCTGTCTCAACTCGTCTCAGCAGCATTGTTAGAAAATGCTAAGACACCACATTTTCAGGtgtaattaaaatttcatcGGATATTCTTACTTTTATTGGCGGCCAATTTTATTCCCGATGGAGACGTACATGTCACAGTATTTGAAAATGAATTCCCCAGTTTGGAAATTTCTAATTTCATTTCGTGATCAAATTAATGAAAAACTAAGTCAAACAGAAGTATCTCCTACATACACGAGTTAGCCATAAACCACAAAAAATTAGGAAAATACATAGCAACCGTATCTCTACATGTATATCGACCGGAAGAGCGAACGTTTCCTGGATCTCGGGTGCACGGGAACTCTTTTCTTGTCCAACGTTTCTCTCTGGCCGATAGGGGCAACCCTCGTTACAGGCCGGCTCGACTAGCCGTAATCAATTTCACGCATTGATTAATACGAAGTAAATGAATACCTGGGAATCGTTGCACAGGGCTCTCGATGGCGCGAGCGAGCCGAAGAGCGGACGTACAGACTGGGAGTGAGAGATGATTTATCCGGCGTGGGTCGAGGGCTGGCTGCCACGCGTAATTATCATACGACAGCCGATTAAAATTGCGGCCGTGCTCGCGGTTCAACATCAATTTCAGCTAATTACATGCATTTTCATGTCTATAACCGAGCACCAGGTCGCTACTAAGAGGAAAAATCGGTCGCTACGTGCCAGATACCTGTGCCTTAGTGTCTTACCGGATCGATCAGTGTTTCCCAACCGTTAATAGACCTAATGTTACTGTACTGTAGTATATAAGAAACACTTGATGTAATTTTAACCTAAGTCACTCTATACTCGTGTAAGATACAAGTAGCATCATTGCTATGTAGCAGATTTTTGTAAACTTTGAAGAGTGAAAGCGATAATGAAACTCACTCACCTAGGGATCATGAACGTCGGATTTCCATCCCCAGCAGGTAGCTCTTCGACTCGTCTCCCAGCCTTCAGTTCGTAACCCCGAAGTTTTTTCCGGAAGCTGTGCTTTGCTCGAATCCAAGGAACACTCGAAGACGTCCTTGGCAAATTCGACCACTGTTGCTTAATGTACGAGACAGAACGATCCTCCCCTTCCTTAATTTTGGTTGACACGCTAGCACCTTTCTTATCAACATTGTTTTCACTCATTGCTTTATCCATTATTATTAATCCATGCTCCACGGTGTCTTTTTCCCCCATGAAATTTTTTTCATCACCATCAGAAATCTGTTGTTCATTCACTGTTTTTAGTTTTGCTTCGCTTTTGGAGCACACGCGTTTTTTCATAAACTTATCTTGCTGCTTGGTGACATTTTCCGAAACTTGATTTGTGTTTGATATACACACATGGTCTTTTTGTTCGAGTGTGAAATCAATTGCGGGGGTAGAAAAGATATCTTTCTCCGAGTTAGACGCCGAGGATTTGGATAAATTCAAGCATGGCACTGACACTTCATTTTCCGTCGATGTGTCACAATCTCTGTTAGCTCTTTTATCAAAGCTCTCAATATTGCTAGCATCACAATCAGTGGTCCTCTCGTCTGTCTCTTCGTTAGTTTTCAACGACTTCTCGCTTCGCGTAAAGTCGGAAACTGCTTCTTTTTCTCGTCCCAAGGTAGACACCCTCGAGGAATGTCGGAGGGTGACCTCGTGCAGATTCGCGGCGATGTCCTCCAACTCGGCTACGCGTTTCTCCAGGAAGGCTATTCGACGGTCTCGCGTTTTCAACAGGAACAGAGCTTTCTGTGCTCGCTGCTCCTCGTCCCAGGCGTTTCTGAAATAATATGAAGGGTGTTGATGGATTAAATACGCCCCCCACTTAAGAAAATTTGACCTCGGTTTCGGAAGAAGAATGTCAACAATTCATGGACGCATAGTGACTGACAGGTTTTGTAATCTTTCTCAGGACATACATCTGGATAAGTTGACTATCTACTCCTAGTATAATACGCGTACTTCTAGAGTATGTGTTTAGCTAACGAGTTTATTGTTAGTGAACTATAAATGAACTATTTAGATAACAGTCCCCGAAGAGGAAGAGGTGGTCCGCGGTCAAGATTAAAGCGTAGTGGGAGCTTTTTACGAGAGTGGCGTCAATTAATATCCTACGAAGCCATTATTAACGTCCGTGGAAAGCTTCAGCGATGCCGTGGCGGCGAGTTCCCGACGACTTAAAGTGCTTAAGGAAACCGAAATAAATTACGCCACGGAGAGAGGTGCATATTTAATTCGAGCAATTAATGCCGTCTTGTAAAACACGCCGCTGGGGTGGCTGTTGCTGTAGCCTTCCCTCTTTCCTGGCAGTAATGAGCCCGATAAATCAACTGGCTCTGCACTCGAAACTTCACGGATAACTTTGGGCTCCTGCAGTTTCTTCCCTGGGCTACCAAACGCTCACCCGGtagcgttcctcgcaaccttgtCTCGCGATTGATAAATGCGAACTAAAAGTGTCCTGAATTCGAAGATATCTCCTCGTACCTTCGCGTTGCTTCGTACGCGCAATCGATTTTTTGCAACTGTCACTATTTTATTATACTATGTTACCTTAGTTTTAAAGATGACTGATTTTTGCCTATGAACCTTCAGTAAGATTAATAACGATCTCATCCTAAGTAACTGATGATTTATTGCGATCTTTTCTATAAAATCTAATTAAGAGGGATATAATTTCCTAATCGCGTACACAAATCATCGCGTCGCCCCAGCTGAAAGACGGTATATCGCGCGAATTTCGGCGTAATCTCCTATCCCCCACTCTGCTATAGCAGACGATTAATTAGGCATAAAAATCTGGTCGTTTGCGAGAAAAAAATGCCGCAGATTGGCCCCACTTAATCCCCGAGCAACCGCCTTCTGCGCTGGGGATGACGCCTCCTGACGTTCCACTGGAAAATTCATTAAAGCGATATCCCATTTATTCCAAACGACCCTTGCGTGTTCTAAGCGAGTGAAATGAACGCGTAATCCGCTAATCTAATCGGCGTCGACCCTTCAAATTGCTTTTTCTACTCTGAAACTTTCTATCACTTTGAAAAGAAAAACTTCGAAAACAGTTACTGTCGAATTACTGGAACACGTTTAAGCCACGCACGTATTATCTGAGAGACATTTAGTCGGGGGAGGCGTTTTCCACAAAAGGAGCTGTTTCAGTAGGCACGAGCTCGTAATatggcttattaaaattacagagGAGCCAGGAGGGGAGGGTTCGGGTCCCGACCGCATCCCGTCTAGGGACAGACCGCGACAGAGCCAAGACAGCTCGTGACCAGAGGCAAGGGGAGTGGATTTCGAGTCCATTCCATGGGGCTGCTTTATACGGGCATCCAGGAACTCGACCACCAGGGATTGCTCTCCGCGGACCTAACGTCGACCACGAGGAGACGACCTTTCTAGCCACCGCGCCGTTCTGGATTAATGTTATTGCTTCGGTTGCTTGGGCTCCGCGAGGTCAGAGGCTGAACGACTGCCGTCAGTTTCGCCGTGACCTCTAACTATGGGATGTGATTTAATTGGCTCAATTTTGACACCGTCGCGAAATTGCGGCCAGAATTTAGCTTCTGCTGTCTGGTCAATGTTCCGAATAATTGAAGAGGGTTGCTAATGGGGTAGTTTAACTGTTAGGAAATCAATAAAGATAACGAAGATGGGAAGAGTAATTTTCTCGACTCTCTTGATGAACTGGGAATAGGATTCTCGAGAATCTATTCGCGAACAGGGACAAATACCTCCTGGAATATCAATAAACGATATGTTCCTAGAACGGGTAATCAGTTCTATCTCTTTATCGAGTAAAAACACATTAATAAAACCGGTTCAGCGATCTTTTCTAGTCTCTGAATTCGTTTCCTGGTTACGGTCCATAAAA
The sequence above is a segment of the Calliopsis andreniformis isolate RMS-2024a chromosome 3, iyCalAndr_principal, whole genome shotgun sequence genome. Coding sequences within it:
- the LOC143177371 gene encoding uncharacterized protein LOC143177371 — encoded protein: MFKSLDFCIFLQTMSNNAQQGQHRCSSMECSPTSLARRIEGCILRNAWDEEQRAQKALFLLKTRDRRIAFLEKRVAELEDIAANLHEVTLRHSSRVSTLGREKEAVSDFTRSEKSLKTNEETDERTTDCDASNIESFDKRANRDCDTSTENEVSVPCLNLSKSSASNSEKDIFSTPAIDFTLEQKDHVSR